From the genome of Vicinamibacterales bacterium, one region includes:
- the rph gene encoding ribonuclease PH, whose protein sequence is MTIPTREDARRPDELRPTQLRPNYLLHAEGSVLIEVGRTRVICSASVEDRVPPFLRNSGKGWITAEYSMLPRATTTRSTRESTKGKVGGRTHEIQRLIGRSLRAVSKLEALGERTVWIDCDVIQADGGTRTAAITGGFVALVLAVQGMRERGQITSMPVLDHVAATSVGVVAGVPMLDLAYSEDSVAEVDMNIIKTGDGRFIEVQGTAEGAPFERDTLNQLLSLADEGIRQLIEQQREIVGAYLTKA, encoded by the coding sequence ATGACGATTCCAACCCGAGAGGACGCACGTCGGCCAGACGAGCTTCGTCCAACACAACTCAGGCCAAATTATCTCCTCCATGCTGAAGGGTCCGTACTGATTGAAGTCGGGCGTACCCGCGTGATTTGCAGTGCCAGCGTCGAAGATCGAGTTCCGCCGTTTCTCCGTAATAGTGGTAAGGGTTGGATAACAGCGGAGTACAGTATGCTTCCGCGGGCCACAACAACACGTTCGACCCGGGAATCAACAAAAGGAAAAGTGGGCGGTCGTACTCACGAAATTCAAAGACTCATCGGTCGGTCGCTACGTGCAGTGTCAAAACTCGAAGCCCTCGGTGAACGTACTGTTTGGATCGATTGTGATGTCATTCAGGCAGACGGTGGCACCCGTACTGCCGCTATCACCGGAGGCTTCGTGGCTCTCGTGCTCGCCGTCCAAGGCATGCGAGAACGGGGCCAGATTACATCGATGCCGGTGCTCGACCACGTCGCCGCAACAAGCGTCGGAGTCGTAGCAGGTGTGCCGATGCTCGACCTCGCTTACAGCGAAGATTCGGTGGCCGAGGTCGACATGAACATCATAAAGACTGGTGATGGCCGCTTCATCGAAGTCCAAGGCACTGCTGAAGGTGCCCCTTTCGAACGAGACACCCTAAACCAACTACTTAGCTTGGCAGACGAGGGCATCCGGCAACTCATCGAGCAACAGCGTGAAATCGTTGGTGCTTACCTCACGAAGGCATGA